From Apis cerana isolate GH-2021 linkage group LG10, AcerK_1.0, whole genome shotgun sequence, one genomic window encodes:
- the LOC108004365 gene encoding uncharacterized protein LOC108004365 isoform X2: MSDLQATLEFSLELCKFYNVDLFQRGYYQIRTALRVSPKLPVKVEVNQLRNHSLEAPGTSKRFQILYRNEEVTLGTSVLFRAHVLVHSHKIEEVLSRTHFNLGVELWFSEPTQPGNMACVSSRALQLNFAPTKGLHYHLPVLFDYFHLAAVSITIHACLVALHQPYINAPRGGKPWLQFKQSAANGDNNAQLGNIETTTRCVGSATRIQHAKLVQQEVIRLLLAARESLLNDLADLARLLPSCQQRALELAQNTHKEITKLQMMDTEETDIAQLCAQNIVLWQHFLEVFSGREAVHQHLARIHHQLRVKRFAEGFFVLENPRTSAWGCYDANYQSYQAVSEAARRSRYLASLPPLPVHCPELDGDLHSLPLIFEDQYVDMKQRHRNSVPGIDDCSCGIAAILESRSMGIWSPRSEGAAQDIGSVQGRLTLTPSTLPARHSKSLDQLGPDIAQPVQPRTSPKTLPRSVSTQLFPRQRGGSRNVTPPATVPSRGRQRSTAPSSSTLFPPSGQQACSAPNPSLGSTPVVPLPRAKSTQMLVLPGQQTDPQNTSITSLLAAMFPELPPGGQLPGYRPSNKSCEQTLTVPTCLGTMDHGQMTDCWNENKSPNVAEDYHSLDTRRIRLEPRSHRLASRQPLSTTTNDQTNFLSNKASVNGDTFFPEQQPLHTATLDRVTYRGNSRKQIHQTGGKYSQTNGLESRRYHTIGKTGSGLNQRNREIQESMNGGNGLPSSHSMMVDPLYKRSNYTSNTTDSFFYRTNGTSGRTHGEADRPRRPKSTERLVDDVDRNEYCDFRRERPRRREERAAVKSPRNGVTPCYAGEEKHRRQQNEENKMQELTNEMFYKVMTAMSEPKKEQHRATEKRKDKHGRRPHSAPVLDIDHPTEESKKCSHRNRKPAPPPPAYQDPAVAPLPKYRPPPPVPTTNVLEVENNNKIILKVEPIKSPMETPATNGTTPSDTSSAGAPAPSVKRLRCASVPVAQNKVVVPRSAVSLPCMPIRDSKDSLSNNLPVIPNPLSPPSSRPSSPTTSSSSSNLTSECSGWVSSGDTSSSEQRRNAKLSSEQLRQKLSRIVPRKERPPPTKESVEEHSYEEVRLPPPKMFQDEPPPPEEFRDPPAIIDNPLYHVYETVKPVRSPKQTKTAPCSPQKNRERERERESRDPPYGARDICLDCYQEGKEMLQSTQDEAINFKKCKEEFKRQMSFSGKIYRERKEAQLRFHKRAHSFGYGDFLTPSSVKPLRSNVPLSDYPTLASTMPYFHISNEYRLFSPEGAHLIICVHGLDGNPADLRLVKTYLELSLPGAHLDFLMSERNQGDTFSDFDTMTDRLVAEILHHIETSGLNPTKVSFIGHSLGTIIIRSALTRPQLRPLLPRLHTFLSLSGPHLGTLYNTSGLVNAGMWFMQKLKKSGSLLQLAMKDASDVRRSFMFRLSQKSNLEKFKHVLLCGSAQDRYVPLHSARIELCKAAVRDSTDQGAAYREMVHNILYPVMSSSGVSLVRYDVHHALPATANALIGRAAHIAVLDSELFIEKFLLVAGLKYFR, translated from the exons ATGAGCGATCTACAGGCCACACTCGAGTTCTCCCTCGAGCTTTGCAAGTTCTACAATGTCGACCTGTTCCAGCGTGG GTATTACCAGATACGAACCGCCCTCAGAGTGTCGCCGAAACTGCCTGTCAAGGTGGAGGTTAACCAGCTGCGGAACC ACTCGTTGGAGGCGCCAGGGACGAGCAAGCGGTTTCAGATCCTTTACAGAAACGAGGAGGTGACACTCGGCACCTCGGTCCTATTCCGTGCTCACGTGCTCGTGCACAGTCACAAGATCGAGGAGGTGCTTTCCCGAACCCACTTCAATCTCGGTGTCGAGCTATGGTTCAGCGAGCCAACGCAGCCTGGGAACATGGCCTGCGTGTCCTCTAG GGCGTTGCAGCTGAACTTCGCGCCCACGAAGGGACTTCACTATCATTTGCCGGTGCTCTTCGATTACTTTCATCTTGCCGCAGTCTCCATCACGATCCATGCCTGCCTCGTGGCCCTTCATCAACCCTATATCAA CGCGCCGCGTGGAGGGAAGCCGTGGCTGCAATTTAAACAGTCTGCAGCGAACGGAGACAACAATGCCCAGTTAGGAAATATC GAAACGACGACGAGATGCGTCGGCTCGGCCACGAGAATCCAACACGCGAAACTGGTTCAACAGGAAGTAATCAGGTTACTTTTGGCCGCAAGGGAATCTTTGCTCAACGACTTGGCCGATTTAGCGCGGTTGCTACCTTCTTGCCAACAAAGGGCGCTCGAGCTCGCTCAGAACACGCACAAAGAAATTACCAAG TTGCAGATGATGGACACGGAGGAAACCGATATCGCTCAACTCTGCGCACAAAATATCGTTCTCTGGCAACACTTTCTGGAGGTGTTCTCAGGGCGTGAAGCTGTTCATCAGCATCTTGCGAGGATCCATCATCAATTGAGG gTGAAACGTTTCGCGGAAGGTTTCTTCGTGTTGGAGAATCCCAGGACATCTGCGTGGGGTTGTTACGACGCGAATTATCAGTCGTATCAGGCAGTGAGCGAGGCTGCACGAAGATCGCGATATCTCGCCTCTTTGCCTCCATTGCCAGTGCATTGTCCGGAATTGGACGGAGATCTTCATTCCCTGCCTTTGATCTTCGAGGATCAGTACGTGGATATGAAACAGAGGCACAGAAACAGCG TTCCCGGTATAGATGACTGTAGTTGCGGAATCGCAGCGATTCTCGAGTCTCGATCTATGGGCATCTGGTCGCCAAGGAGCGAAGGTGCAGCCCAGGACATCGGATCTGTGCAAGGCCGGCTGACGCTCACGCCCTCCACGCTTCCTGCCAGGCACAGCAAATCCTTGGACCAACTCGGTCCGGATATCGCCCAACCAGTTCAACCAAGAACCTCGCCAAAGACTCTTCCTCGATCGGTGTCCACGCAATTGTTTCCGAGACAAAGAGGCGGAAGCCGAAACGTTACACCGCCAGCGACAGTTCCTTCGAGAGGAAGGCAAAGATCGACAGCGCCGTCCAGTAGCACGCTTTTCCCTCCTTCCGGCCAGCAAGCCTGCTCCGCGCCAAATCCATCCCTTGGATCGACACCGGTCGTTCCCTTACCACGTGCCAAATCCACGCAGATGTTGGTGCTACCTGGGCAACAGACCGATCCTCAGAACACCTCGATTACGTCGCTCCTTGCGGCCATGTTCCCCGAACTGCCACCTGGTGGACAGTTGCCTGGTTATAGACCGTCGAACAAGTCGTGCGAACAAACGCTCACCGTGCCCACGTGTTTGGGAACGATGGATCATGGCCAGATGACAGACTGCTGGAACGAGAATAAATCTCCCAACGTTGCTGAAG ATTATCACTCCCTGGACACAAGAAGAATTCGCCTAGAGCCACGCAGTCATCGACTAGCATCACGCCAACCATTATCCACGACTACCAACGATCAAACCAACTTCCTCTCTAACAAGGCAAGCGTCAATGGCGACACTTTCTTTCCAGAACAACAGCCTCTTCACACGGCTACCCTGGACAGGGTGACGTATCGTGGCAATTCACGCAAACAGATTCATCAAACGGGCGGCAAATACAGTCAAACGAACGGACTGGAGTCTCGTAGGTATCACACGATCGGGAAGACCGGCTCAGGATTGAATCAACGGAATCGAGAGATCCAGGAGTCGATGAATGGCGGAAATGGATTGCCTAGCAGTCACTCGATGATGGTTGATCCTTTGTACAAAAGGTCGAATTACACATCGAATACCACGGATTCGTTCTTCTATCGCACCAATGGCACCAGCGGACGGACACACGGGGAGGCAGATAGACCCAGAAGACCGAAGAGCACGGAGAGATTGGTGGACGACGTCGATCGTAACGAGTACTGCGATTTCCGAAGGGAAAGGCcgaggagaagagaggagagagctGCTGTCAAGTCGCCTCGAAATGGCGTGACACCGTGTTACGCCGGGGAAGAGAAGCACAGGAGGCAGCAGAACGAGGAGAATAAAATGCAGGAATTGACCAATGAGATGTTCTACAAAGTGATGACCGCGATGTCGGAGCCGAAGAAGGAGCAGCATCGAGCGACTGAGAAGAGGAAGGACAAGCACGGTCGAAGGCCGCATTCAGCCCCTGTGCTGGACATAGATCATCCGACTGAGGAGAGCAAGAAGTGCAGTCATCGAAATAGGAAACCGGCACCACCTCCTCCGGCTTATCAAGACCCCGCTGTCGCTCCTTTGCCCAAGTATCGCCCCCCACCTCCTGTACCTACCACGAACGTTTTGGAGGtggagaataataataagattattttgaag GTGGAGCCCATCAAATCTCCCATGGAGACACCAGCTACGAACGGCACGACGCCTTCCGACACATCGAGCGCCGGCGCCCCGGCGCCGAGCGTGAAAAGACTGAGATGCGCCAGCGTACCCGTGGCGCAGAACAAGGTGGTAGTGCCACGGAGCGCTGTTTCATTGCCTTGCATGCCTATACGCGACAGCAAGGACAGCCTTAGCAACAATCTTCCCGTCATTCCGAACCCGCTCAGCCCGCCGTCCAGCAGACCAAGCAGCCCGACAACCAGCTCCAGTTCCAGCAACCTGACGTCCGAGTGTTCCGGTTGGGTGAGCAGCGGGGACACGTCGAGCTCGGAGCAGCGCAGGAACGCGAAGCTGTCGAGCGAGCAGCTTCGCCAGAAATTATCGAGAATCGTGCCGAGGAAGGAGAGGCCACCCCCGACCAAGGAGAGCGTAGAAGAGCACTCGTACGAGGAGGTGCGCCTCCCACCGCCGAAGATGTTCCAGGACGAGCCACCGCCCCCCGAGGAATTCCGCGACCCCCCTGCCATCATCGACAATCCTCTTTACCACGTTTACGAAACGGTGAAACCGGTCAGAAGTCCGAAACAGACGAAAACCGCCCCTTGCAGCCCTCAGAAGaatagggagagagagagggagagggaaagcAGGGATCCTCCGTACGGGGCCAGGGATATTTGTTTGGACTGTTATCAAGAGGGGAAGGAGATGTTGCAATCGACACAGGACGAGGCGATTAATTTCAAGAAGTGCAAGGAGGAGTTCAAGAGGCAGATGAGCTTCTCAGGGAAGATATACAG AGAACGAAAGGAAGCGCAGTTGCGTTTCCATAAACGTGCCCATTCCTTTGGATACGGTGACTTCCTGACCCCGTCGTCGGTAAAACCTCTAAGATCGAATGTGCCTCTTAGTGATTATCCGACCCTGGCCTCGACCATGCCGTACTTCCACATCAGCAACGAGTATCGGCTGTTCTCGCCGGAAGGTGCCCATCTCATCATCTGTGTCCATGGTCTCGACGGCAATCCAGCTGATCTTCGTTTGGTCAAGACGTACTTGGAACTCAGTCTTCCCGGGGCGCATCTAGATTTTTTAATGTCCGAGAGAAATCAG GGTGATACTTTCTCGGATTTTGATACGATGACCGATCGATTGGTAGCCGAGATTCTCCATCACATCGAGACATCGGGCCTGAACCCAACGAAAGTGAGCTTTATCGGACATTCTTTAGGGACCATCATCATAAGAAGCGCTCTGACGCGGCCTCAATTAAGACCGCTTCTTCCACGTTTGCATACCTTTCTCAGCCTAAGCGGTCCACACTTGGGTACACTGTATAACACCAGTGGATTAGTTAATGCAG GTATGTGGTTCATgcagaaattgaagaaatccGGCTCGTTGTTACAATTGGCCATGAAAGACGCGTCGGATGTCAGACGATCGTTCATGTTCCGCCTCAGCCAGAAGAGCAATCTTGAAAAGTTCAAACACGTCCTCCTGTGCGGTAGCGCGCAGGATCGATACGTGCCCCTTCATTCCGCTCGTATAGAGCTGTGCAAAGCCGCTGTGCGGGATTCGACCGATCAAG GCGCAGCGTATCGTGAGATGGTGCACAATATCCTCTATCCAGTGATGTCCTCTTCGGGGGTGAGTCTGGTCAGGTACGACGTGCACCACGCGTTGCCGGCTACGGCTAACGCGCTGATTGGCCGAGCCGCGCACATCGCCGTCCTCGATTCCGAGCTTTTCATCGAGAAGTTCCTGCTGGTCGCCGGTCTGAAGTACTTCAGATAA
- the LOC108004365 gene encoding uncharacterized protein LOC108004365 isoform X3: MSDLQATLEFSLELCKFYNVDLFQRGYYQIRTALRVSPKLPVKVEVNQLRNHSLEAPGTSKRFQILYRNEEVTLGTSVLFRAHVLVHSHKIEEVLSRTHFNLGVELWFSEPTQPGNMACVSSRALQLNFAPTKGLHYHLPVLFDYFHLAAVSITIHACLVALHQPYIKKSILHYVQSCAPRGGKPWLQFKQSAANGDNNAQLGNIETTTRCVGSATRIQHAKLVQQEVIRLLLAARESLLNDLADLARLLPSCQQRALELAQNTHKEITKLQMMDTEETDIAQLCAQNIVLWQHFLEVFSGREAVHQHLARIHHQLRVKRFAEGFFVLENPRTSAWGCYDANYQSYQAVSEAARRSRYLASLPPLPVHCPELDGDLHSLPLIFEDQYVDMKQRHRNSVPGIDDCSCGIAAILESRSMGIWSPRSEGAAQDIGSVQGRLTLTPSTLPARHSKSLDQLGPDIAQPVQPRTSPKTLPRSVSTQLFPRQRGGSRNVTPPATVPSRGRQRSTAPSSSTLFPPSGQQACSAPNPSLGSTPVVPLPRAKSTQMLVLPGQQTDPQNTSITSLLAAMFPELPPGGQLPGYRPSNKSCEQTLTVPTCLGTMDHGQMTDCWNENKSPNVAEDYHSLDTRRIRLEPRSHRLASRQPLSTTTNDQTNFLSNKASVNGDTFFPEQQPLHTATLDRVTYRGNSRKQIHQTGGKYSQTNGLESRRYHTIGKTGSGLNQRNREIQESMNGGNGLPSSHSMMVDPLYKRSNYTSNTTDSFFYRTNGTSGRTHGEADRPRRPKSTERLVDDVDRNEYCDFRRERPRRREERAAVKSPRNGVTPCYAGEEKHRRQQNEENKMQELTNEMFYKVMTAMSEPKKEQHRATEKRKDKHGRRPHSAPVLDIDHPTEESKKCSHRNRKPAPPPPAYQDPAVAPLPKYRPPPPVPTTNVLEVENNNKIILKVEPIKSPMETPATNGTTPSDTSSAGAPAPSVKRLRCASVPVAQNKVVVPRSAVSLPCMPIRDSKDSLSNNLPVIPNPLSPPSSRPSSPTTSSSSSNLTSECSGWVSSGDTSSSEQRRNAKLSSEQLRQKLSRIVPRKERPPPTKESVEEHSYEEVRLPPPKMFQDEPPPPEEFRDPPAIIDNPLYHVYETVKPVRSPKQTKTAPCSPQKNRERERERESRDPPYGARDICLDCYQEGKEMLQSTQDEAINFKKCKEEFKRQMSFSGKIYSDYPTLASTMPYFHISNEYRLFSPEGAHLIICVHGLDGNPADLRLVKTYLELSLPGAHLDFLMSERNQGDTFSDFDTMTDRLVAEILHHIETSGLNPTKVSFIGHSLGTIIIRSALTRPQLRPLLPRLHTFLSLSGPHLGTLYNTSGLVNAGMWFMQKLKKSGSLLQLAMKDASDVRRSFMFRLSQKSNLEKFKHVLLCGSAQDRYVPLHSARIELCKAAVRDSTDQGAAYREMVHNILYPVMSSSGVSLVRYDVHHALPATANALIGRAAHIAVLDSELFIEKFLLVAGLKYFR, from the exons ATGAGCGATCTACAGGCCACACTCGAGTTCTCCCTCGAGCTTTGCAAGTTCTACAATGTCGACCTGTTCCAGCGTGG GTATTACCAGATACGAACCGCCCTCAGAGTGTCGCCGAAACTGCCTGTCAAGGTGGAGGTTAACCAGCTGCGGAACC ACTCGTTGGAGGCGCCAGGGACGAGCAAGCGGTTTCAGATCCTTTACAGAAACGAGGAGGTGACACTCGGCACCTCGGTCCTATTCCGTGCTCACGTGCTCGTGCACAGTCACAAGATCGAGGAGGTGCTTTCCCGAACCCACTTCAATCTCGGTGTCGAGCTATGGTTCAGCGAGCCAACGCAGCCTGGGAACATGGCCTGCGTGTCCTCTAG GGCGTTGCAGCTGAACTTCGCGCCCACGAAGGGACTTCACTATCATTTGCCGGTGCTCTTCGATTACTTTCATCTTGCCGCAGTCTCCATCACGATCCATGCCTGCCTCGTGGCCCTTCATCAACCCTATATCAA GAAGAGCATACTTCATTATGTGCAGAGCTG CGCGCCGCGTGGAGGGAAGCCGTGGCTGCAATTTAAACAGTCTGCAGCGAACGGAGACAACAATGCCCAGTTAGGAAATATC GAAACGACGACGAGATGCGTCGGCTCGGCCACGAGAATCCAACACGCGAAACTGGTTCAACAGGAAGTAATCAGGTTACTTTTGGCCGCAAGGGAATCTTTGCTCAACGACTTGGCCGATTTAGCGCGGTTGCTACCTTCTTGCCAACAAAGGGCGCTCGAGCTCGCTCAGAACACGCACAAAGAAATTACCAAG TTGCAGATGATGGACACGGAGGAAACCGATATCGCTCAACTCTGCGCACAAAATATCGTTCTCTGGCAACACTTTCTGGAGGTGTTCTCAGGGCGTGAAGCTGTTCATCAGCATCTTGCGAGGATCCATCATCAATTGAGG gTGAAACGTTTCGCGGAAGGTTTCTTCGTGTTGGAGAATCCCAGGACATCTGCGTGGGGTTGTTACGACGCGAATTATCAGTCGTATCAGGCAGTGAGCGAGGCTGCACGAAGATCGCGATATCTCGCCTCTTTGCCTCCATTGCCAGTGCATTGTCCGGAATTGGACGGAGATCTTCATTCCCTGCCTTTGATCTTCGAGGATCAGTACGTGGATATGAAACAGAGGCACAGAAACAGCG TTCCCGGTATAGATGACTGTAGTTGCGGAATCGCAGCGATTCTCGAGTCTCGATCTATGGGCATCTGGTCGCCAAGGAGCGAAGGTGCAGCCCAGGACATCGGATCTGTGCAAGGCCGGCTGACGCTCACGCCCTCCACGCTTCCTGCCAGGCACAGCAAATCCTTGGACCAACTCGGTCCGGATATCGCCCAACCAGTTCAACCAAGAACCTCGCCAAAGACTCTTCCTCGATCGGTGTCCACGCAATTGTTTCCGAGACAAAGAGGCGGAAGCCGAAACGTTACACCGCCAGCGACAGTTCCTTCGAGAGGAAGGCAAAGATCGACAGCGCCGTCCAGTAGCACGCTTTTCCCTCCTTCCGGCCAGCAAGCCTGCTCCGCGCCAAATCCATCCCTTGGATCGACACCGGTCGTTCCCTTACCACGTGCCAAATCCACGCAGATGTTGGTGCTACCTGGGCAACAGACCGATCCTCAGAACACCTCGATTACGTCGCTCCTTGCGGCCATGTTCCCCGAACTGCCACCTGGTGGACAGTTGCCTGGTTATAGACCGTCGAACAAGTCGTGCGAACAAACGCTCACCGTGCCCACGTGTTTGGGAACGATGGATCATGGCCAGATGACAGACTGCTGGAACGAGAATAAATCTCCCAACGTTGCTGAAG ATTATCACTCCCTGGACACAAGAAGAATTCGCCTAGAGCCACGCAGTCATCGACTAGCATCACGCCAACCATTATCCACGACTACCAACGATCAAACCAACTTCCTCTCTAACAAGGCAAGCGTCAATGGCGACACTTTCTTTCCAGAACAACAGCCTCTTCACACGGCTACCCTGGACAGGGTGACGTATCGTGGCAATTCACGCAAACAGATTCATCAAACGGGCGGCAAATACAGTCAAACGAACGGACTGGAGTCTCGTAGGTATCACACGATCGGGAAGACCGGCTCAGGATTGAATCAACGGAATCGAGAGATCCAGGAGTCGATGAATGGCGGAAATGGATTGCCTAGCAGTCACTCGATGATGGTTGATCCTTTGTACAAAAGGTCGAATTACACATCGAATACCACGGATTCGTTCTTCTATCGCACCAATGGCACCAGCGGACGGACACACGGGGAGGCAGATAGACCCAGAAGACCGAAGAGCACGGAGAGATTGGTGGACGACGTCGATCGTAACGAGTACTGCGATTTCCGAAGGGAAAGGCcgaggagaagagaggagagagctGCTGTCAAGTCGCCTCGAAATGGCGTGACACCGTGTTACGCCGGGGAAGAGAAGCACAGGAGGCAGCAGAACGAGGAGAATAAAATGCAGGAATTGACCAATGAGATGTTCTACAAAGTGATGACCGCGATGTCGGAGCCGAAGAAGGAGCAGCATCGAGCGACTGAGAAGAGGAAGGACAAGCACGGTCGAAGGCCGCATTCAGCCCCTGTGCTGGACATAGATCATCCGACTGAGGAGAGCAAGAAGTGCAGTCATCGAAATAGGAAACCGGCACCACCTCCTCCGGCTTATCAAGACCCCGCTGTCGCTCCTTTGCCCAAGTATCGCCCCCCACCTCCTGTACCTACCACGAACGTTTTGGAGGtggagaataataataagattattttgaag GTGGAGCCCATCAAATCTCCCATGGAGACACCAGCTACGAACGGCACGACGCCTTCCGACACATCGAGCGCCGGCGCCCCGGCGCCGAGCGTGAAAAGACTGAGATGCGCCAGCGTACCCGTGGCGCAGAACAAGGTGGTAGTGCCACGGAGCGCTGTTTCATTGCCTTGCATGCCTATACGCGACAGCAAGGACAGCCTTAGCAACAATCTTCCCGTCATTCCGAACCCGCTCAGCCCGCCGTCCAGCAGACCAAGCAGCCCGACAACCAGCTCCAGTTCCAGCAACCTGACGTCCGAGTGTTCCGGTTGGGTGAGCAGCGGGGACACGTCGAGCTCGGAGCAGCGCAGGAACGCGAAGCTGTCGAGCGAGCAGCTTCGCCAGAAATTATCGAGAATCGTGCCGAGGAAGGAGAGGCCACCCCCGACCAAGGAGAGCGTAGAAGAGCACTCGTACGAGGAGGTGCGCCTCCCACCGCCGAAGATGTTCCAGGACGAGCCACCGCCCCCCGAGGAATTCCGCGACCCCCCTGCCATCATCGACAATCCTCTTTACCACGTTTACGAAACGGTGAAACCGGTCAGAAGTCCGAAACAGACGAAAACCGCCCCTTGCAGCCCTCAGAAGaatagggagagagagagggagagggaaagcAGGGATCCTCCGTACGGGGCCAGGGATATTTGTTTGGACTGTTATCAAGAGGGGAAGGAGATGTTGCAATCGACACAGGACGAGGCGATTAATTTCAAGAAGTGCAAGGAGGAGTTCAAGAGGCAGATGAGCTTCTCAGGGAAGATATACAG TGATTATCCGACCCTGGCCTCGACCATGCCGTACTTCCACATCAGCAACGAGTATCGGCTGTTCTCGCCGGAAGGTGCCCATCTCATCATCTGTGTCCATGGTCTCGACGGCAATCCAGCTGATCTTCGTTTGGTCAAGACGTACTTGGAACTCAGTCTTCCCGGGGCGCATCTAGATTTTTTAATGTCCGAGAGAAATCAG GGTGATACTTTCTCGGATTTTGATACGATGACCGATCGATTGGTAGCCGAGATTCTCCATCACATCGAGACATCGGGCCTGAACCCAACGAAAGTGAGCTTTATCGGACATTCTTTAGGGACCATCATCATAAGAAGCGCTCTGACGCGGCCTCAATTAAGACCGCTTCTTCCACGTTTGCATACCTTTCTCAGCCTAAGCGGTCCACACTTGGGTACACTGTATAACACCAGTGGATTAGTTAATGCAG GTATGTGGTTCATgcagaaattgaagaaatccGGCTCGTTGTTACAATTGGCCATGAAAGACGCGTCGGATGTCAGACGATCGTTCATGTTCCGCCTCAGCCAGAAGAGCAATCTTGAAAAGTTCAAACACGTCCTCCTGTGCGGTAGCGCGCAGGATCGATACGTGCCCCTTCATTCCGCTCGTATAGAGCTGTGCAAAGCCGCTGTGCGGGATTCGACCGATCAAG GCGCAGCGTATCGTGAGATGGTGCACAATATCCTCTATCCAGTGATGTCCTCTTCGGGGGTGAGTCTGGTCAGGTACGACGTGCACCACGCGTTGCCGGCTACGGCTAACGCGCTGATTGGCCGAGCCGCGCACATCGCCGTCCTCGATTCCGAGCTTTTCATCGAGAAGTTCCTGCTGGTCGCCGGTCTGAAGTACTTCAGATAA